The Hordeum vulgare subsp. vulgare chromosome 7H, MorexV3_pseudomolecules_assembly, whole genome shotgun sequence DNA window agagtgatccaagattgaatcactgaacagcggtcaaagttatccttagtaactaatggactgaggaatttttcttgattatggaggtggttaaagagttcatcgtaaagggttacgttgatgcaagctttgacactaatccgaataactatgagtagtgaaacggattcgtatagtagagtagatatttggagtatttccgaatagaacgTAGTAGCagaatctataagatgacataaagatttgtaaagcacacacggatttgaaagtttcagaaacgttgactaaaacctctctcacgagcaagacgtgatcaaaccccagaactatatgggtgttggattcgttcaaatcacatggtgatgtgaactagattattgactctagtccaagtgggagactgttggaaatatgtcctagaggcaataataaattagttattattatatttccttgttcataataatcgtttattatccatgctagaattgtattgattggaaactcaaatacatgtgtggatacatagacaacacactgtccctagtgagcctctagttgactagttcgtttatcaaagatggtcaaggtttcctatccatagacaaatgttgtcacttgataacgggatcacatcattaggagaatcatgtgatggaaaagacccaaactatgaacgtagcatattgatcgtgtcgttttattgctattgttttctgtgtgtccagtatttgttcctatgaccatgagatcatataactcactggcaccggaggaataccttgtgtgcatcaaacgtcgcaatgtaactgggtgactataaaggtgctctacaggtatctccgaaggtgtccgttgagttagtatggatcaagactgggatttgtcactccgtgtgatggagaggtatctcggggcccactcggtaatacaacatcacacacaagccttgcaaacaatgtgacttagtgtatgtcacgtgatcttgtattacgggacgagtaaagatacttgccggtaacgagattgaaataggtatgcagatatcaacgatcaaatctcgggcaagtaacataccgaaggacaaagggaatgacatacgggattatatgaatccttgacaccgaggttcaaccgataagatcttcggagaatatgtaggatccaatatgggcatccaggtcccgctattggatattgaccgaggagtgtctcgggtcatctctacatagttctcgaacccgcagggtccgcacacttaaggtacggtgacgttttggtatagttgagttgtaggtgttggtaacgaaaagttgttcggagtcccagatgagatccaggacgtcacgaggagctccggaatggtccggaggtaaagattgatatataggaagtcctgtttttatCACCGGGAAAgttccgggctcatcggtagtgtgccgggagtgtcgggaggggtgccggggaccatcgggaggggtgtcaggccccaaggggtctcatgggctatgggaagagataaaccagcccctagtgggctggaataagttcccactaaggcccataaggtttgagaaggaaaaaaaacacaaggtggaaagagtttccaagtgggaaggtggaatcctactccaagtaggattggagtaggactcctccacctccaatttcggccaaaccttgagggttttaagctgcctcctcccctccctccctcctatatatactagaggtattgagggtttttgagacatttgccacgtgctgctcggccctataccatgcagtttttctctagatcgtatttctctggagcttaggcgaagccctcccGGAGTAGATCattaccaccaccggcgcgccgtcacgctgccggagaactcttctacatctccgccccctcttgctggatcaagaaggcggagatcgtcatcgagctgtacgtgtgctgaacgcggaggtgccgtccgttcggcactagatcgggaaggattatgatgagattgttggaattatgccctagaggcaataataaatatagttattattataattcctgtatcaagataatcgtttattatccatgctataattgtattgaaatgaagactcatttacatgtgtggatacatagacaaaacaccgtccctagcaagcctctagttggctagccagttgatcaaagatagtcagtgtcttctgattatgaacaaagtgttgttgcttgataactggatcacgtcattaggagaatcacgtgatggactagacccaaactaatagacgtagcatgttgatcgtgtcattttgttgctactgttttctgcgtgtcaagtatttattcctatgaccatgagatcatataactcactgacaccggaggaatgctttgtgtgtatcaaacgtcgcaacgtaactgggtgactataaagatgctctacaggtatctccgaaggtgttagttgagttagtatggatcaagactcggatttgtcactccgtgtgacggagaggtatctcggggcccactcggtaatacaacatcacacacaagccttgcaagcaatgtgacttagtgtaagttgcgggatcttgtattacggaacgagtaaagagacttgccggtaaacgagattgaaataggtatgcggatactgacgatcgaatctcgggcaagtaacataccgaaggacaaagggaatgacatacgggattatatgaatccttggcactgaggttcaaacgataagatcttcgtagaatatgtaggatccaatatgggcatccaggtcccgctattggatattgaccgaggagtctctcgggtcatgtctacatagttctcgaacccgcagggtctgcacacttaaggttcgatgttgttttatgcgtatttgagttatatggttggttaccgaatgttgttcggagtcccggatgagatcacggacgtcacgagggtttccggaatggtccggaaacgaagattgatatataggatgacctcatttgattaccggaaggttttcggagttaccgggaatgtaccgggaatgacgaatgggttccgggagttcaccgggggggggggggggaacccaccctggggaagcccataggccttgagggtggcacaccagcccttagtgggctggtgggacagcccaagagggccctatgcgcctagagaagaaaatcaaggagaaaagaaaaaaaaggaggtgggaagggaaggaaggactccctcccaccaaaccaagtccaactcggtttgtggggggggggaaccttcccccttggactcggccgacccccttggggctccttgagccccaaggcaaggtcccctccctcccacctatatatacggaggttttagggctgatttgagacgatttttccacggcagcccgaccacatacctccacggtttttcctctagatcgcgtttctgcggagctcgggcggagccctgctgagacaaggtcatcaccaacctccagagcgccgtcacgctgccggagaactcttctacctctccgtctctcttgctggatcaagaaggccgagatcatcgtcgagctgtacgtgtgctgaacgcggaggtgccgtccgttcggtactagatcgtgggactgagcgcgggattgttcgcggggcggatcgagggacgtgaggacgttccactacatcaatcgcgttcactaacgcttctgctgtacggtctacaagggtacgtagatcactcatcccctctcgtagatggacatcaccatgataggtcttcgtgcgcgtaggaaattttttgtttcccatgcgacgttccccaacagtggcatcatgagctaggttcatgcgtagatgtcttctcgagtagaacacaaaagtttttgtgggcggtgatgtgcgttttgctgccctccttagtcttttcttgattcccatgcgacgttctccaacagagatcgcgagacggatcgtgatgaagttcgcgggacggatcgtgatgagatcgtgggatggagtgtacgcctacggtgatttgaatcacgcaagttGTTCCACTATatcgtccgcgtttcttaacgcttaccgctgtgcgatctacaagggtacgtagatcggaaatctcctctcgtagatgaacatcaccatgataggtattgcgtgtgcgttggaatatttttgtttcccatgcgacgtttcccaataaAACTATCATTTTACGTTTTTGTCCCGAAAACTATCATTTTTTTCATAATCTACGACTAAAAACTACCAAGTCTGAAAAATGGTAGTTTTTAGTCACAGATTAGGAAAAAATGGTAGTTTTCGGGACAAAACCATAAAGTGGTAGTTTGTAGGCATGGTTCCATGAATTATGGTAGTTTTTGGTTAAATACTCCATTCAACCAGAGTATAGGTCATTCATTTGTTCAAGAATATGATGATGGAGTGGATGCATACAACACGAGTCATCTTCTCTAAACCAGCAACAATATCGGCTCCAACTATGTGTTGCGATCATTATAATGTACAAGCCAGATGATTCCCGTTCAGTACAATGTATGTATGCCCAAATTAAATGTCAACAATGTAACAAAACACACGTAACCAGGGTATATATCATTCGATTGTAGCCTGCAGGATTGCCTATTTTAGACTACTGACATATCAATTTTTTAACCTGTGAGCTAAGCTTGGCTCGAGGTATGGACGAGCCCAAAAAGGTACGTCGGCTCTGTGAGAATTAAACACGTTGCCCCTATACATATAGGATTAGGAGTTAGGCTGAGTCTTAGTAGtattatgtttgctatatagtccTAGTCTCGTATAAACGTGTATACAAGGACCCGCAGGGCAGCTATGTACACAACCAGGTCATCGAGAAGCAATACAAAGTATCAGACTCGATACGAACATGTTGGCAATACATCGATCAGTTTTCCACGGAGTTATAGTATTTAACCAAAAACTATCACAATTCATGGAACTATGCCTACAAACTACTACTTTACGATTGTCCTGAAAACTACCATTTTTTCCCTAATCTGTGACTAAAAACTACCAAGTCTGAGAAATGGTAGTTTTTAGTCATAAATTAGGAAAAAAATGGTAGTTTTGGGATAAAATCATAAAGTGATAGTTTATTTTTTTTAGAAAGGGAGGATGACCCCCCGTCTCTGCATCTCGGAGATGCATGcgaccattttattgattattcccgaggaccttacaaagtagtacaacaatatgtctgaataggccatcttggcaacatttgccgctactcctatccatatgatgaaggggtgcaagatgagccaaatacccagacctctcacctaagcctaacatctaaagccggaggccccgaccgagccacataccgggtcaggggcacaaaccggtctgacacactcacatgtgtcgcCGCCACTATCTTTCACTGGTTCATCTTCAGAgcagattgaggtaccagccttggtaggtgcctccgccatcgacgccactatgacgccaaacgacgacctccacctacgcgagtccatctccaagcagcgGACCcgtagatccatgctaggatagggccgcaccaccgccgtcgcccaccacccacaagcaccacccagcccaaggttcccaaaacgacgccttcaagaagggaacgacgccgtgagcgctgccgccgcccaacaaagttaggggtttcgcccgggagacctagggaaaggggaagtgaggggatcagtccataccgacaccTCCAAGAAGGGGAACGGCGCCCTCAGGCGTCGCTGTCGACGCGGTCGGCCATGGCCGGccagggatttcgcccgaactagatcccgGTCACCAGCAGCGCCTCCTGTACAGGACCGGCAACCCAAGGAAGCACGGTCCGACCAGGCTAGCCCGCACGCCGAACATGAGAGGAGGGGATGCGCCAAATCGCGCGCACCGACCACCGCAGAAGCCGCCGCCGGCTGCCAACGACcactggatcccgccgctcgcgcGGCTCGGACGCTAGCTTGTCGTGCCTCATCCATGGAGCCGTCGCTCCAGATCCAAAGTCTCCCACGCAGAGGCAGGGCAGCCAAGGCCCGGCCGCCACGatccttggcgccccgggcttgccGGGCGGCTGCCTcacgcggcggcgaggaagggagggggagggagttgggtggctagggttgggagggggagggagggggatggTGTTTATAGGCACGGTTCCATGAATTGTGATAGTTTTTGATTAAATACTCCAGAAATGAACATTGTACTGGAGCTAAGTCAGCCAAAACTTCCAAGCGGCGATACAGAATATATACATGAGAACGTGGTTGTGAAGAACCTAAGAAACAAAACTACAAATTCACTTATGAAAAATTTATCCCACACTACCTACAGATGGTACGTCGAAAGTCGGTGTGTAGAGAGCAAAGCTCTTCATCAGGTAGTAATGCTGCAATTGATAACCCATAGCAAAACCAATAATTCACgcacacaaaaacaaaaaagataagGCAAATCTTTTACCTCCGCTTCTTAAGAAAAAATGAGTTGTACTATCCTTGTTCTTTTGCGGGTACTCAGCTACACTACCCTATAAAAGTGGGTAGTCAGTTACACTACCCTACAAAAACCTGCTCGCTTAGCCTGGAAGCAAGAAAGATATGCAAGTATATAAcaagcccccctccctcctctacATTCATCCATCATACAATCCACCTTGGAAGGTCTTAATCTGTCATACAACCCTCTTAGTCTCTCACACAAGAAACTAAATGGATCGGTCCATGAAGGTCTTTGTGGTCGTCCTCCTGCTTCTTGCGGCCACAGGTACACACCCTACTACTATCTGAGATAACTGACAATACTGCTACAATTATGTATGTGAGATGGCTGATTTCCTCCATCGATTTGCCCGTGTAGAGTTCCAGGGAGCAGTGCAGGTAGCTTTGGCGAGGGAGTGTAGGTCAGACAGCAGAAAGTTTGTGGGGCTGTGCGTGAGCGACACCAACTGTGCAAGTGTGTGCCTGACCGAGCGTTTCCCCGAAGGCAAGTGCGACGGCATTCGGAAGCGTTGTGTCTGCACCATGAACTGCTAGATGGCCCTGTTTTCTTCTTGCATACATGCTTCCGTGTAATAATGTAACTGAATAATACTATCTGTGTGATGTATGGTGCATATGTGAGTGTTACTCCTAGGAAGTACTCCCTTTGTAGTgatctaaaagatcttatattaatttacagagTACATGAACATCATACCATCCGAATAAAGTTTCCGCAGGGAGACAGTTTAAGTTGAATAATCTATCCAACACTCCAGAACTGGAGCTGCTACTGTTTTGGGGGTTGAAATGAATATAAGATTAAAAACTGGAACAAACAAGACACGGAACTTTACTAGAAGTCTAGAAGGGAAGTAATATTTCGAAAGAAAGAAAAGTAAAGCTTGGAAGTAGACCTAGTACCACCCCTGAAGATTTGGCCAGGACTTAGTGGAGAACCAAAAGTACCTATATAGCTTATCTAACAGAAATTCAATATGTGAAATACTGGGGAAAAAATGGAACAACGCGAAAGGCATAATATGAAACTGGGCAGACGCAGACATATCAATCCTTGATGTACATACTAACATGGTTTGGCAGTTTGGCACTGAATAAGCATTCATAATATGCCATTGGAAAAAATAAAGTTGCATACAGTGTTAATGAACAAACAAAACAAGTTCTATAAGGGCAACTCCAACGgggcgacccaaacggacgcgcgctTTGTCCGTTTTTGGTCCGTTTGGATCGTCCGCCGGCCTGTCCGTGTCTGTTTTTTAAAATGGGTCGGCACATGCGCCCAACAGGAAACAAGTGGACAACAACATTGTAGTATTATAATAATATGAGAGAAGTGGGTGGGAGTGGGTCAGCGAATTAAATAAGCAGGCAGAGGTGGGTGGATGGCTGTGTGACAAGTAGGCCAGGCCGGCCACATGCGGACACATGTGTGACAAGTAGGCCAGGCCAcgccgacgcatttcagtcccaaatttgaGGCAGAAATGGGTCGACGCAGACGCAAAGCGGACGCGTTTTGGAAATGGATCCGCACGTTGGGCCATTACTTTCGTCCACACGGACTCAAACGAACGGCGGCGGATGAAATGGGTGGGGTTGCTCTAAGCAACACTAGGTCTTAACACATTACAAGAATCAAACTTCACTACTAGAAAATCACGTTTTACCGTGTGGCAAGCTATAAGTCGTGTTCTTTTTTTCGGGTACTCGGCTTATTTGAATATAAGCCGTGTACACAAGCAAAAACACCAGGTAAAAACAACGCACTCGGCTTATGCTATCATATAAGCCGAGTGTCCAGAAAAAGCTCTTGGCTTATAGTTTTCACACGGTATATATGAAGAAAGCACTCGGTTTATACCGTGTCACCCGGTAAAGGTACCTGCCACGTGTCTACAACAGCGGTGTTTGACGGCGCCGTCACGGCTTGAGCTATAAGccgtgtgcttgacaagtacacaCGGCTTAGACACACTATAAGCCGTGTGCTTGACAAGAACACACGGCTTACACATAGTATACGCCGTGTGCTTGGTAAGTAGACACGGCTTACACACTATATGCCGTGTGTTCTGCAAAAGCACTCGGTTTATATTTTATAGATTTTCAAATTCAAAAAAGTTCTAAAGTGATTTCCCTTGCATTTATCTTTAATCCCTGaatgttatttatttattcattttACCACAGGAATGTCTCTCATGTCGGCTATAGACcgtgtgagggggggggggggggtagaaagATCACCAAAACCCTAGaaatgcaataaatgtctcaaatagtTGTGGGCCCACCCGGAACGTGCCCAAACTTTTACGACACCCTACAAGGGGCATGTGATGACGTCGTGCCTGATCCTGAGGATTTCTGGCATCGTATCATTTTCCGAGGCTTCAAACGGTTTGATGAGGCATGTCACCCAAGTGATTTCGTACCCCCGATGGCTGGGGCTGCCCCTCCCACGCCTGCACAAGGCATACCCATGTcacaaatacatcacataggattttccatgcttcttctgggcatgatttcatgtgtcgccttgcagatctgcaGTTTCCGACACTAAAACCCTAGAATTGCAAgaaatgtctcaaatattgtagGTGGGTCAGAAAAATGCGGGGGCCTGACACGTGTCATTTGATGGCCTTCTCtgagagcacgaggagtttcgatgccaacggagcaacatgaccgacacttccttcacaaacgtgaCACGTTCCCTCTCGATACCAAGAGACTACCTCGAAGATGGTGCAGTTTACAAACGGCCTCGGGTAAGCCCCACCCAGACCGCGTCCAACTTTTACGACACCCTACAAGAGGCATGTGATGACGTCGTGCCTGATCCTAAGGATTTCTAGCATCCTACCCTTTTCCGAGGCTTCAAACGGTTTGATGAGGCATGTCACCCAAGTGATTTCGTACCCCCGATGGCTGGGGCTGCCCCTCCCACGCCT harbors:
- the LOC123410566 gene encoding defensin Tk-AMP-D5-like; the encoded protein is MDRSMKVFVVVLLLLAATEFQGAVQVALARECRSDSRKFVGLCVSDTNCASVCLTERFPEGKCDGIRKRCVCTMNC